Proteins from one Streptomyces sp. NBC_00289 genomic window:
- a CDS encoding non-reducing end alpha-L-arabinofuranosidase family hydrolase, which yields MNPLKRLGCRRTSILGLLAATVLATPGTATGAPDAVRASTLGAQAAQSGRYFGTAVAAGRLGDRTYTGILDREFNMVTPENEMKWDATEPSRGSFNFGPGDQIVNRATSHGQRMRGHTLVWHSQLPGWVSSIRDANTLRSVMNNHINTVANHYRGKIYAWDVVNEAFADGGSGQLRSSVFRDVLGNGFLEEAFHTARTADPGAKLCYNDYNIDDWNAAKTQGVYRMVRDFKARGVPIDCVGLQAHFGAGGPPGSFQTTLSSFAALGVDVQITELDIAQASPTAYANTVRACMNVARCTGITVWGIRDSDSWRSSENPLLFDRNGNKKSAYNAALTTLGGTPATTRGAPDATALPSRYSWSSSGQLIAPKPDSTHNIAGIKDPTVVQYNGKYHVFASTASSSGYNLVYLNFSDWSQAGSATHHYLDRTAIGSGYRAAPQVFYNAQQRLWYLVYQTGNASYSTNPDISNPNGWSAPRNFYSSMPDIIRQNIGNGYWVDMWVICDSANCYLFSSDDNGHLYRSQTTVGQFPNGFTNTVIALQDSKNALFEASNVYKVQGSNQYLLLVEAIGSDGRRYFRSWTSASLAGSWTQLAASESNPFARANNVSFPAGAWTRDVSHGEMIRAGYDQTLTIPACRLQYLYQGLNPNAGGDYNLLPWRLGLLTQTNSTC from the coding sequence ATGAACCCTCTCAAACGGCTCGGCTGTCGCCGAACCTCGATCCTGGGCCTGCTGGCCGCGACCGTCCTGGCGACACCCGGGACCGCGACCGGCGCGCCCGACGCCGTCCGGGCCTCCACCCTGGGCGCGCAAGCGGCCCAGTCCGGCCGGTACTTCGGAACCGCGGTGGCCGCGGGCCGGCTCGGCGACCGTACGTACACCGGCATTCTTGACCGTGAGTTCAATATGGTCACGCCCGAGAACGAGATGAAGTGGGACGCCACCGAGCCGTCCCGCGGCTCGTTCAACTTCGGCCCCGGCGACCAGATCGTCAACCGCGCGACGTCCCACGGTCAGCGCATGCGTGGCCACACCCTGGTGTGGCACTCCCAACTGCCCGGCTGGGTCAGCTCCATCAGGGACGCGAACACCCTGCGATCCGTGATGAACAACCACATCAACACCGTGGCGAACCACTACAGGGGAAAGATCTACGCCTGGGACGTGGTGAACGAGGCCTTCGCCGACGGCGGCAGCGGCCAGCTCCGCAGCTCGGTCTTCCGGGACGTGCTGGGCAACGGCTTCCTGGAAGAGGCGTTCCACACGGCCCGGACGGCCGACCCAGGGGCCAAGCTCTGCTACAACGACTACAACATCGACGACTGGAACGCCGCCAAGACCCAGGGCGTCTACCGCATGGTGCGCGACTTCAAGGCACGCGGCGTGCCCATCGACTGCGTCGGCCTCCAGGCCCACTTCGGCGCCGGTGGTCCCCCCGGCAGCTTCCAGACGACGCTGTCGAGCTTCGCCGCCCTCGGCGTGGACGTCCAGATCACCGAACTGGACATCGCGCAGGCGTCACCGACCGCGTATGCGAACACGGTCAGGGCCTGCATGAACGTGGCACGCTGCACCGGCATCACGGTCTGGGGCATCCGCGACAGCGACTCCTGGCGCAGTAGCGAGAACCCGCTGCTGTTCGACCGCAACGGCAACAAGAAGTCGGCGTACAACGCGGCGCTGACGACACTGGGCGGCACGCCCGCCACCACGCGCGGCGCCCCTGACGCCACCGCCCTGCCCAGCAGGTACTCGTGGAGCTCCAGCGGCCAACTGATCGCACCGAAGCCCGACTCGACCCACAACATCGCCGGCATCAAGGACCCGACGGTCGTCCAGTACAACGGCAAGTACCACGTGTTCGCCAGTACCGCGAGCTCCTCCGGCTACAACCTCGTCTACCTGAACTTCAGCGACTGGTCCCAGGCCGGCTCGGCCACCCACCACTACCTGGACCGCACCGCCATCGGCTCCGGCTACCGGGCCGCGCCGCAGGTCTTCTACAACGCGCAGCAGCGCCTGTGGTATCTCGTCTACCAGACCGGCAACGCCTCGTACTCCACCAACCCCGACATCAGCAACCCCAACGGGTGGAGCGCACCCCGCAACTTCTACTCGTCGATGCCTGACATCATCCGGCAGAACATCGGCAACGGCTACTGGGTCGACATGTGGGTGATCTGCGACAGCGCCAACTGCTACCTGTTCTCCTCCGACGACAACGGACACCTCTACCGCTCGCAGACGACCGTCGGCCAGTTCCCGAACGGTTTCACGAACACCGTCATCGCACTGCAGGACTCCAAGAACGCGTTGTTCGAAGCGAGCAACGTGTACAAGGTGCAGGGCAGCAACCAGTACCTGCTCCTGGTTGAGGCCATCGGTTCCGACGGGCGGCGCTACTTCCGCTCCTGGACCTCCGCCAGTCTCGCCGGCTCCTGGACGCAGCTCGCCGCGTCCGAGAGCAATCCCTTCGCCCGGGCGAACAACGTCAGTTTCCCCGCGGGCGCGTGGACCCGGGACGTCAGCCACGGCGAGATGATCCGCGCGGGCTACGACCAGACACTCACCATCCCCGCGTGTCGGCTCCAGTACCTCTACCAGGGCCTGAATCCCAACGCGGGCGGCGACTACAACCTCCTCCCGTGGCGGCTCGGCCTCCTGACCCAGACCAACTCGACCTGCTGA
- a CDS encoding glycoside hydrolase 43 family protein, with amino-acid sequence MSWTHHLLSRRRALTTATGLAAVTLLPPTTASGTASTQAPALATAAAFTNPVIWQDFADIDVIRVGDTFYASASTMHYSPGAPVLRSYDLVNWEIAGHSVPVLDFGAKYDLNGARGYVRGIWASSLAYRPSNRTFYWLGQIDFAKTYLYTATAAEGPWNRLTTINTPYYDAGLLVDTDDTLYVAYGNTTISVAQLSADGRNQVRTQQVFTAPSSVGTLEGSRFYKINGQYYIFLTRPANGQYILKSSSGPFGPYTMRQVLLDLPGPIPGGGVPHQGGLVQTGNGAWYYLAFVDAYPGGRMPALAPVTWTADGWPVVQLVNGAWGTSYPSPAVPPPPRQTPPMTGVDTFDGTTLKPRWEWNHNPDNTSWSVNNGLTLRTATVTNDLYWARNTLTHRIQGPTSTATVQLDHTAMRNGDRAGLALLRDSSAWIGVKRDGAGTRVSMVNGLTMDTNWNTTGTGTEVASAAVSGSRVWLRASADIRPGTGRLGTFSYSTDGATFARLGPAFSLGNDWRFFMGYRFALFNHATQALGGAVRFTRFELTTP; translated from the coding sequence ATGTCATGGACTCATCACCTCCTGTCCCGTCGCCGCGCGCTCACGACTGCCACAGGCCTGGCCGCCGTCACTCTGCTTCCTCCGACAACGGCCTCCGGCACGGCTTCCACCCAAGCGCCGGCCCTCGCGACCGCGGCGGCCTTCACGAACCCGGTGATCTGGCAGGACTTCGCGGACATCGACGTCATCCGCGTCGGTGACACCTTCTACGCCTCGGCCTCGACCATGCACTACTCGCCGGGCGCGCCCGTCCTGCGTTCGTACGACCTGGTCAACTGGGAGATCGCCGGTCACTCGGTGCCCGTGCTCGACTTCGGCGCCAAGTACGACCTGAACGGTGCCCGCGGCTACGTCCGAGGGATCTGGGCGTCGTCGCTGGCCTACCGGCCGAGCAACAGGACGTTCTACTGGCTCGGCCAGATCGACTTCGCCAAGACGTACCTCTACACCGCCACCGCGGCCGAGGGGCCATGGAACAGGCTGACGACGATCAACACCCCCTACTACGACGCGGGGCTGCTCGTCGACACCGACGACACCCTCTACGTGGCGTACGGGAACACCACCATCAGCGTGGCCCAGCTCTCGGCCGACGGCCGCAACCAGGTCCGCACGCAGCAGGTGTTCACCGCTCCGTCGAGCGTCGGCACCCTCGAGGGCTCCCGCTTCTACAAGATCAACGGGCAGTACTACATCTTCCTGACCCGCCCCGCGAACGGCCAGTACATCCTGAAGTCGTCGAGCGGCCCCTTCGGCCCCTACACGATGCGGCAGGTCCTCCTCGACCTGCCCGGGCCGATCCCCGGGGGTGGAGTCCCCCACCAGGGCGGGCTGGTGCAGACGGGGAACGGCGCCTGGTACTACCTGGCTTTCGTCGACGCGTACCCCGGTGGCCGGATGCCCGCCCTGGCGCCGGTCACCTGGACCGCGGACGGCTGGCCGGTCGTGCAACTCGTCAACGGCGCCTGGGGCACTTCGTATCCCAGTCCGGCCGTTCCCCCTCCGCCCCGCCAGACCCCCCCCATGACCGGCGTCGACACCTTCGACGGCACAACCCTCAAGCCGAGATGGGAGTGGAACCACAACCCGGACAACACCAGTTGGTCGGTCAACAACGGCCTGACCCTGCGGACCGCGACCGTCACCAACGATCTCTACTGGGCCCGCAACACCCTCACGCACCGCATCCAGGGCCCCACCTCCACCGCCACGGTCCAGCTCGACCACACCGCGATGCGAAACGGCGACCGGGCCGGACTCGCACTGCTGCGTGACTCCTCCGCCTGGATCGGCGTCAAGCGCGACGGCGCGGGGACGCGCGTGTCCATGGTCAACGGGCTGACCATGGACACCAACTGGAACACCACCGGCACCGGCACCGAGGTCGCGAGCGCGGCCGTCTCGGGCAGCCGCGTCTGGCTGCGCGCGAGCGCGGACATCCGTCCCGGCACCGGACGCCTCGGCACCTTCTCCTACAGCACCGACGGCGCCACCTTCGCCCGCCTCGGACCCGCCTTCTCCCTGGGCAACGACTGGCGGTTCTTCATGGGCTACCGATTCGCCCTCTTCAACCACGCCACCCAGGCACTCGGCGGCGCGGTCCGCTTCACGCGGTTCGAGCTGACCACGCCCTGA
- a CDS encoding ricin-type beta-trefoil lectin domain protein, producing the protein MPRRSGGRLLHLLAAAALTITAAVTASAHSTASAAPGSPALTSPLGWNSWNSFGCGIIEAQVHQAADAMASSGMREAGYRYVVVDDCWFDPQRDASGHLRANAAKFPSGMKALGDYIHAKGLKFGIYQVPGERTCAQATGGYPGSTGSRGHEAQDAATFASWGVDYLKYDWCSSSGTRDEQVARFTLMRDALRATGRPIVYSINPNSLHAITGATYNWGEVADLWRTTEDLLDIWQNGNTNSYPMGVGNVLDVTAPLAAQSGPGHWNDPDMLVVGRPGLSLTESRSHFALWALLGAPLMAGNDIRTMSADVSAILRNPRLLAVNQDQLGAGGRRVRDDGSTEVFAKRMSDGSVAVGLFNRGGDTTTVTTNVGQVGLSGGPFTLTDLWTGGTSSTAGQISASVPAHGVAVFRVSGGSPQAATTSRLRGNASGRCLDVDNASTASGATALIWDCHTAANQLWTTWAGGEIRVFGDKCLDADNQGTANRTRVITWPCNGQNNQKWTVGSDGSIRNAHAGLCLDAGRAGTTNGTPLVLWSCNGQANQKWTRA; encoded by the coding sequence GTGCCCAGACGATCAGGCGGACGGCTGCTCCACCTCCTCGCGGCGGCCGCGCTGACGATCACCGCGGCCGTGACCGCTTCCGCCCACTCCACCGCCTCGGCCGCGCCCGGCAGCCCGGCGCTCACCTCGCCGCTGGGCTGGAACAGCTGGAACAGCTTCGGGTGCGGGATCATAGAGGCGCAGGTTCACCAGGCCGCCGACGCGATGGCGTCCTCCGGCATGCGGGAAGCCGGCTACCGGTACGTGGTGGTCGACGACTGCTGGTTCGACCCGCAGCGTGACGCGTCGGGCCACCTCCGGGCCAACGCGGCCAAGTTCCCGAGCGGAATGAAGGCGCTCGGGGACTACATCCACGCCAAGGGACTGAAATTCGGCATCTACCAGGTGCCGGGCGAGCGCACCTGCGCGCAGGCCACGGGCGGCTACCCGGGGTCCACCGGCAGCAGGGGTCACGAGGCCCAGGACGCCGCCACATTCGCGTCGTGGGGCGTCGACTACCTGAAGTATGACTGGTGTTCCTCCAGCGGTACCCGCGACGAACAGGTCGCGCGGTTCACGCTCATGCGCGACGCCCTGCGCGCCACCGGGCGGCCGATCGTCTACAGCATCAACCCCAACAGCCTGCACGCCATCACCGGCGCCACGTACAACTGGGGCGAGGTCGCCGACCTGTGGCGGACGACCGAGGACCTGCTCGACATCTGGCAGAACGGCAACACCAACAGCTATCCGATGGGCGTCGGCAACGTCCTGGATGTCACCGCGCCGCTGGCGGCCCAGTCCGGCCCGGGTCACTGGAACGACCCCGACATGCTGGTCGTCGGCCGCCCCGGCCTGTCACTGACCGAGTCCCGCTCGCACTTCGCCCTATGGGCACTGCTGGGCGCACCGCTCATGGCCGGCAACGACATCCGAACCATGTCAGCCGACGTGAGCGCGATCCTGCGCAACCCGCGTCTGCTGGCGGTGAACCAGGATCAGCTGGGCGCGGGTGGGCGCAGGGTGCGCGACGACGGCAGCACCGAGGTGTTCGCCAAACGGATGTCCGACGGCTCGGTCGCGGTGGGCCTGTTCAACCGGGGAGGCGACACGACGACGGTCACCACCAACGTGGGACAAGTCGGCCTGTCCGGCGGGCCGTTCACCCTCACCGACCTGTGGACCGGCGGCACGTCGAGCACGGCCGGGCAAATTTCCGCGAGCGTCCCCGCGCACGGCGTGGCCGTGTTTCGGGTCAGCGGTGGCAGCCCGCAGGCCGCCACCACCTCGCGGCTGCGCGGCAACGCGTCCGGCCGCTGCCTGGACGTGGACAACGCCTCCACCGCTTCCGGCGCCACGGCACTCATCTGGGACTGCCACACGGCCGCCAACCAGCTGTGGACCACCTGGGCCGGCGGCGAGATCCGCGTCTTCGGCGACAAGTGCCTGGACGCCGACAACCAGGGCACCGCCAACCGCACCCGGGTCATCACCTGGCCCTGCAACGGCCAGAACAACCAGAAGTGGACCGTCGGCTCCGACGGGTCGATCCGCAA